Proteins from one Ictidomys tridecemlineatus isolate mIctTri1 chromosome 14, mIctTri1.hap1, whole genome shotgun sequence genomic window:
- the Npy1r gene encoding neuropeptide Y receptor type 1 has protein sequence MNSTLLSQVENHSVHYNLSEESSPFLAFENDDCHLPLAVIFTLALAYGAVIILGVSGNLALIIIILKQKEMRNVTNILIVNLSFSDLLVAIMCLPFTFVYTLMDHWVFGETMCKLNPFVQCVSITVSIFSLVLIAVERHQLIINPRGWRPSNRHAYIGIAVIWVLAVASSLPFLIYQVLTDEPFQNLTLDAFKDKYVCFDKFPSDSHRLSYTTLLLVLQYFGPLCFIFICYFKIYIRLKRRNNMMDKMRDNKYRSSETKRINIMLLSIVVAFAVCWLPLTIFNTVFDWNHQIIATCNHNLLFLLCHLTAMISTCVNPVFYGFLNKNFQRDLQFFFNFCDFRSRDDDYETIAMSTMHTDVSKTSLKQASPVAFKKINNDDNEKI, from the exons ATGAATTCAACATTACTTTCTCAGGTTGAAAATCATTCAGTGCACTATAATTTGTCAGAGGAGAGTTCCCCATTTTTGGCTTTTGAAAACGATGATTGTCACCTGCCCTTGGCTGTGATATTTACCCTAGCTCTTGCTTATGGAGCTGTGATCATTCTTGGGGTCTCTGGAAACCTGGCTTTGATCATAATCATCTTGAAGCAGAAAGAGATGAGGAATGTCACCAACATCCTGATTGTGAACCTTTCCTTCTCAGACTTGCTCGTCGCCATCATGTGTCTCCCGTTCACGTTTGTGTACACGCTGATGGACCACTGGGTCTTTGGTGAGACCATGTGCAAGCTGAATCCTTTTGTGCAATGTGTTTCCATCACCGTGTCCATTTTCTCTCTGGTTCTCATTGCGGTGGAACGCCATCAGCTGATAATCAACCCACGAGGGTGGAGACCAAGTAATAGACATGCTTACATAGGTATTGCTGTCATTTGGGTCCTTGCTGTGGCTTCTTCTCTGCCCTTCCTGATCTATCAAGTCTTGACCGATGAGCCATTCCAAAATCTAACGCTTGATGCATTCAAAGACAAGTATGTGTGCTTTGATAAATTTCCCTCGGACTCTCATAGGTTGTCTTACACTACTCTCCTCTTGGTGCTGCAGTACTTTGGCCCACTCTGCTTTATATTTATATGCTACTTCAAG ATATACATTCgcttaaaaaggagaaataacaTGATGGACAAGATGAGAGACAATAAATACAGGTCAAGTGAAACCAAAAGAATCAACATCATGCTGCTGTCCATCGTGGTAGCGTTTGCAGTCTGCTGGCTGCCTCTCACCATCTTTAACACTGTGTTTGATTGGAATCATCAGATCATTGCTACGTGCAACCACAATCTGTTATTCCTGCTCTGCCACCTCACGGCAATGATCTCCACCTGCGTCAACCCTGTATTTTATGGATTCCTCAACAAAAACTTCCAGAGAGACTTGCAGTTCTTCTTTAACTTTTGTGATTTCCGGTCTCGGGATGATGACTATGAGACAATAGCCATGTCCACCATGCACACGGATGTTTCTAAGACTTCTTTGAAACAAGCAAGCCCAGtcgcatttaaaaaaatcaataatgatgATAACGAAAAAATCTGA